A single Corticium candelabrum chromosome 16, ooCorCand1.1, whole genome shotgun sequence DNA region contains:
- the LOC134192386 gene encoding uncharacterized protein LOC134192386: MARLYVGGLRDSLTRDDIEVTFRPYGAIKDVWIARNPPGFAFVEFEQKSDADKAIAALNNREVLGCTLKVQVASNKPKPGDRRPPTGRRSPPYRSRGYYEERFDRYAYPPPHPYGHPLDYYDYYNKYYGRPPPPPPRMYDRMYDRYYERDYYGYDRRYPGNSRPASGPPARDAQASQSATAGEGAAQSQPPSSAYQVAQGGTGYAAPSYSAEATSYSTSVTPYDPTSNIGPPGTDLRMSAQAHGEMLSSQRAGSRSPLGDHHYPTMADPTA, translated from the exons ATGGCTCGCTTATATGTCGGTGGGCTACGCGATAGCTTGACAAGGGACGACATCGAGGTGACTTTTAGACCGTACGGCGCTATCAAAGACGTTTGGATCGCTCGCAACCCGCCAGGATTCGCTTTCGTGGAGTTCGAGCAGAAGAGTGACGCGGATAAAGCTATTGCTGCGCTGAACAATCGTGAAGTGCTCGGATGCACGCTAAAAGTACAGGTGGCAAGCAACAAACCGAAGCCAGGCGACCGTCGTCCTCCAACTGGAAGACGAAGTCCGCCGTACCGTAGCCGCGGTTACTACGAGGAGCGATTTGACCGCTACGCTTATCCGCCGCCCCATCCGTATGGCCATCCTCTCGACTACTACGATTACTACAACAAATACTACGGTCGTCCCCCGCCACCCCCGCCGAGGATGTACGATAGAATGTACGACAGATATTACGAGCGAGATTACTACGGCTACGACAGAAGATATCCGGGAAATTCGCGCCCCGCGTCCGGACCGCCAGCGAGGGATGCGCAGGCGTCGCAGAGCGCCACCGCAGGGGAGGGAGCCGCTCAGAGTCAGCCGCCGTCGAGCGCGTACCAAGTGGCCCAGGGTGGAACCGGCTATGCTGCTCCTAGCTACAGTGCAGAAGCGACCAGCTATTCGACGTCTGTCACTCCGTATGATCCGACTAGTAATATTGGACCACCGGGAACCGATCTCCGAAT GTCTGCTCAAGCACACGGTGAAATGCTCTC GTCACAAAGAGCAGGTTCCAGGAGTCCCCTAGGCGACCACCATTACCCTACTATGGCTGATCCCACCGCGTAA
- the LOC134191835 gene encoding stomatin-like protein 2, mitochondrial: MLRTVRVSRLLTRQISAVQKANGRRLLASFSGSSRRRKLPMNTGLLFVPQQQAWVVERFGKFNRIMDPGFNICIPILEHIAYVQSLKEVALDIPHQSAITLDNVTLQIDGVLYFRIIDPYKASYGIEDHEYAVTQLAQTTMRSELGKMSMDNVFQERTSLNAHIVEAINTPAEAWGIRCMRYEIRDIQLPNKVKDAMQMQVEAERKKRAQVLTSEGERQAAINVAEGHRQSTILQSEAVKIEQINEAEGEARAIIAKAEARAKSILAVAEALGKEYGDKAASLSVAEQYVRAFSNLAKTTNTLLLPSDTGDVSSMVSQAMAIFGQLTKTPVGSSPTSGDPSSARKLGGSDEESKDMWSKSSDKHSLTESSMGHVTRNAGLAPAAAFAGLQGPFVEHGGVDKQADFSIMTSPTRQRDFSDFD, translated from the exons ATGTTGCGCACAGTGAGGGTAAGTAGGCTGCTTACACGGCAGATAAGTGCTGTTCAG AAAGCGAATGGCAGGCGGTTGCTAGCATCATTCAGTGGTAGCAGCCGAAGGCGGAAGTTACCAATGAACACG GGGTTATTATTTGTTCCACAGCAACAAGCTTGGGTTGTCGAAAGGTTTGGCAAGTTTAACAGGATCATGGATCCA ggTTTCAACATCTGTATTCCAATACTTGAACATATTGCCTATGTTCAGAGTTTGAAAGAAGTTGCTCTTGACATTCCTCACCAATCAGCAATTACTCTGG ACAATGTGACTTTACAAATTGATGGTGTTCTATACTTTCGTATCATTGATCCCTACAAG GCTTCATATGGCATTGAAGATCATGAGTATGCTGTTACTCAGTTAGCACAGACTACCATGAGATCAGAGTTGG GTAAGATGTCAATGGACAATGTTTTTCAGGAGAGGACATCTCTTAATGCTCATATTGTTG AAGCTATTAACACACCAGCAGAAGCATGGGGAATTCGATGTATGAGATATGAAATCC GTGACATTCAACTACCCAATAAAGTGaaagatgcaatgcaaatgCAG GTTGAAGCCGAAAGGAAAAAGAGGGCACAGGTTTTAACATCAGAAG GTGAGAGACAAGCAGCAATTAATGTGGCAGAAGGCCATAGACAAAGCACAATTCTTCAGTCAGAGGCTGTGAAGATCGAACAAATCAATGAGGCTGAAG GTGAAGCAAGAGCTATAATTGCCAAGGCTGAAGCTCGTGCCAAATCTATTCTAGCTGTGGCTGAAGCTTTAGGAAAAGAG TATGGTGACAAAGCTGCATCTCTGAGTGTTGCAGAACAG TATGTAAGGGCGTTTTCCAATCTTGCAAAAACTACCAACACTCTTCTTTTACCATCTGATACCGGGGATGTGTCTTCAATGGTGTCACAG GCTATGGCTATCTTTGGCCAGCTCACAAAGACTCCAGTTGGAAGTTCTCCTACCTCCGGGGATCCTTCATCAGCCCGCAAGTTAGGAGGATCAGATGAAGAAAGTAAGGATATGTGGTCAAAGAGCTCTGATAAGCACAGTTTGACTGAAAGTTCAATGGGCCATGTGACGAGAAATGCTGGTTTGGcacctgctgctgcttttgctGGTTTGCAGGGACCATTTGTGGAACATGGTGGGGTAGACAAACAAGCTGATTTTTCAATCATGACTTCTCCAACGAGGCAAAGAGATTTCTCTGATTTTGATTGA